In Lolium rigidum isolate FL_2022 chromosome 7, APGP_CSIRO_Lrig_0.1, whole genome shotgun sequence, the DNA window AGATTGTGTGCTTCAAAGTTTAAAGCTCGGCCTTCATAGGcaaaggagcaccccatgaaagctTGTTGACTGATGCTTGATCTTCATTACGTCCCAGAGTGCCCTCTATGATATCAGTAATGGTCGACTTGTAATCAGATGCGATGAAAACCGGACTGCTAGGGTGTCAAGAATAGATCGATCATTGATTCCCGgaaaaaaccaaaaaccactgcTAAAGCTCCCAAATATGATCCATTGTTGTCACGAAAAGTTGTTGCCACACCTCGGTTGTCATTCTTTGCCACACCTGCATCGACATTAATTTTCGGTATTGCATGTGGCGGAGGGATCCATCTAGCTCGCTTGTCAAGTAGGTTTCAGATGGGGGCCGGGGCAGCTGGGCTCACCGTGGATTTGAGCTGATCAAGGTATGAGTTTATGAAGCCATGAGTCGACAAGGGGATCTTGAAGTTATCTTCACGGATTGCCTTGCGTCTTGCAGTCCATATCATCCAGCCTCGTGAACTGAACATACCATATCGTCCCAATCATTCGGAAAATCCAGTTCTTAGCACTTGGTTCCCCCACATAATTCATATGTCCAACCATCTGCTAATTGGAGAGTGCCCATACACTCAAAGCCATGTTACATTCTAGTAGGGAGTGCCTCCAAGAATCAGCTATGTCACGTAAAGAACACGAGCTTGATCCAGCCATATGGCGATGTTCCAGCGCAAATCACCAGTTGGGAGAGGCTGTTGTGGCGATCCAGTTGGGAGAGGCTATTGTGCCAATCGTCACAGAAGAACTCTAATCTTGGAAGGTACCGCCGCCTTCCAGAGAGAACACCAAGCTTTCGAGTCAGCTTCAGAATTGGATAAGCATACATTTCCTTCAAAATAATTCCCTCTATTGATCTTGGTGTTGACAAGCATCTCGTAGGCTGATCTTACCCATTTGCTCGTGAGCCTTGCCTCGGCCCCATATTCAGCTTTCTCTCACACAACTGGACTCGCCAACGAATTATACGGGCCGGGCCTGGAAAatgtcatccatttgctcatgagTAATGAGCCTTGCCTCGGGCCCATATTCAGGCTTCTTTCACAGGTGCGTGGGTAGTAGGACCAaaccaaaccaaaaaaaaaaaaaaaaagcagccgCCGGCGAGAGGGACGGGGAAGAAAAGGTGCCGTCTTGCCTATAATTTCCAGCGGAGGAGGCGAATCCTAGGAGGCGGAAGAGCACGCCACCGGAGATCGCCATTTCTCCCTCTTCGGCGCTAGGGGAGCCGGAGATCCGTCCCCCGCCGGCGGGGAGCGGAGCGATGCAGACCGCCGCGTCGTGGAGCAAGAGGCTGCGAGGCCACCTCTGCGCCGCGGCTTCGTTCCACTCCACGCCCGTCTCGCCCGCAAAGTGGAAATCCAAGTGGGATTGCAAGGTCCGACCGACCGCCTGAATTCCCTTCCCCCTTCCCATTTGTAGGGAGTCCCCTTCTTTGTTAGGCATGGATAAGGATGGGATGGTCAAATTGGTCTCCGCGATCGATCACCATGTGTGAAATGCGCCACAGGAACAACATCCAAGTTGGCATAGTTTGATGATAATTGTTGGCTCAATTGTATGCTCTAGCAATGCCCAGCTAGTTGGATTTCCTTTTGGTAGCCTGGTAGCCGGGTAGCTACATACATGCATACCACCGCTGCGGTTAGATGCTTATATATTCTGCAACACGCAATTTCGATTCTGAAACTAACCATCTGAGCACGATCCTTAGAACAATAATGAACACTTGAAACTCCCAATTTTGAATAGTATTGAACCACCAACAATCTTGTTGATTACGGCTGATGGGTTTCAGTAGGTTGAGTATGAATGATGAACCTCGTGTGTTATGTGTCACACATCCGATTTTTCTTTATGAACTAGCTTGCTGTATTTGATTTCCGTTACCATTTTCAGTAGTTATAACTTATAATATGCCAAGGACCCTATACGTGAACATTTGACATTTTATCACTTCTGTTCTTATCTTCTCATACATGTATATGTTGCATGCTAACATGACTTTTCTTTTGCCAATTCATTGTGCAGCATGAGCATGGAGAACGGAAGCTGTCCAAGGTATGCCTTGTCAACTGTTATCTGATTGGGAACATGAGGGTCATCAATGTCAAACATACCTGAAGTCCAGATGCTCAAATCACCAGTTTAACTTGATGCCTTAGCCTGATGCAAATGCAAGATAGGAACTAGCACGCTCTGTGGTCAGTATGATTTCAGTTAGTGTCAAACATACTTGGGACTACAGAATGTCAGATCAGCAGTTCTATTTATGAAAGAGAGTCTCCTCTTTGATTTCCATTATGAGAAACCAAGTAGCCTTTGTTACAGATATCTACTAGAactgaaaagaaaaaagagaaagccGATTAAATTGCGACGGGATAAAACCATTAGGACACAACGATAAACATCCTCCCCTTGGCTAGAACTCAAGATTACATCTCTTACAGATTCCTAACAAGACAAAGATTCAGCACCGCAGCAAGCAACCTATCCTTCTGCAAGCTGATATATGAACCAAAAGCATTTTCCTCCCAGTCCTGTACATCCTCCATATTTCTTCAATTTTCTGTAATCAGCTTTTCCTAGGCCTCCATCCATGATCAGCTTTGAAGACTTCACTTGTGACTTGTTGGAACAGTTTTATCCCCCACTTGGCACTTCATTACCGCTTTCTTTGGAAGTTTTGCCTGCAATAAGGACCATAAATTCAGCCAATGACAAATCATATGCATAATCGTATATGGATTATATGTTTTTATTATTGAAACATGCATTGTTTTGGAATTTGCAAATAGTTCAAAATACGGGCAGCTATTCATGCAGTAATAATCATGCACCGAATCAGGCATTGTCCTCCAGCTAAAGGCACATTTCATTACACTCCAAATCAACCTAGCAACCAAGCACTGTAGGAAAAGATGATCTACAGTCGCAGGACATCCACAAAATTGATAAGCATTTGATCCTACACATCCTCTTTACAATAGATTATCTTTTGTCAAAATTCTATTCTTAATAGGCAACCAAAGAAATATCTCGATATGCAAAGGAAGTTTAGTTTTCCACATAAATTTCTGTGGAAACTGAATATTCTACGCAATCATCCTATTGTACATAGACCTGACTGTAAATTTGCCATCCACTGTCAACATCCATCTAACTTTGCCAGGTTGCTATTTTGGAACAGTTTCAGAGAAGATTGCCTGGATACCATCCCATAATTGCTGACTGTTGCCCCATATAGTTCTATAAAATGCCTCATCGCATGGAAAGTAAAATCATTATAGGTTCTGCACATGACTGCCTTACCATTATTAGGTAGCATTCGACACTGGATATTTTAGTATAGTTCTCAACTTCTCATGGGTGCTAACTCTTCAACAGAAATATGAGAGATATGTTGTtcgccaaaaacgagcagaaggaAAGAAGGCCCTGAAAGATTACCTTCTCTATGGAAAGTCAACACCTCATGTACAGGTGAGTATTTGAGATGTCATTTGGACTTTCTATCTGCAAAGATAAGACTCATAGGAGTTGGCAAAAACACATACCATCCGTTTATTGTTGCTATAGTTTCTGAAGTTTTGTGTTCCCTCCAGAATGATAGTGTGGGCAGCTTTGCCAATTCACACAATCTTCCACGATTCAAAACCTTCAGAAAAAGACCTCAGGATCACAGTTCAACAAAGTCTGGACAAGGAGTGCACCATCAAAGAAAGAGTATGGTTCCCTGATTCCCTCTCAGCATGCATATTTTGCTTCTCGTGTGTCCTGCCTTCAAAATATCAATCTGGTCATTTAGCATTTCTGAATTGTTATGCATAGATTGTATATTACTCTAGTGGTCCCATAGGATTTCTGTCATGCTTTTTTCCATCGTGTGATATTCCTTCTCTGCATATCCTACAACTCAACTACATAGATCCTGATTATATTTTACTATATTATGGTGTTTCCTGTTTAATACAGTGCTTTGTTAAACTTTCATGGGTTATATCAGCCATACTGGGTTATAGCATTGATTCATGCTGTGGGACCATACAGATTCATACCACATTAAATGACACTTAAACTAGCATGTTCTTGTTTGTAGACAAAAAGGACAAGGCGAAATTCTACAATTTTTTCTACGAGACCCGTTACGTGAACCCCGAAAACATTTTTGAAACCATGTTTGGTGAGGAGCGCGGCTTTACTTGGTCCAATATGTCATGGGAGGGTTTTCACTTCAAAGACTCATCGTCTGGATTTAGACGGACCGGTGAATCACGAAGACAAAGAGTTGTAGAAAGCGATAGCGAAGACGAAAGCGACGATGACATGGGTGAAACAACCGGCATCGGCTCACATGCGCACAGGGTCACCCTTGGATTACCAGCATGTGGTCCACTAACCCTAGATGATGTCAAAACAGCGTGAGTTGTTTCCCCTTTCCTCATGGCTCCTCAAATTGTTGTTTGTCTTGTCACTGTTACAAATTTTGTATCAAGTACCACCCCGCTGGTGTTCACCTGAATTACTTGTGGCGTTGGTGCAGCTTCCGCGCATCTGCTCTGAGGTGGCACCCCGACAAACACCCGGGCTCTTCACAGGTAACAAGTTCAATTCTTGTGCGGGTTTAACAACAGTATATATGCCACTGTACTCCATTGCCTTCCAGTCTTAGACGATTTCACTGAGGATATGTTGTTTACATACAATGTTTGCACTTTGCAggccgttgccgaggagaagtTTAAGCACTGTGTCAACGCATACAACTCTCTCTGCACAGTCCTCAAGGCCGCCTAATCCTGATGTTTATTCCATGGATGGTGTTCTGCAGCTTGCCAACAACACTAGCAGCTGGGCGGTGACCTAGAAGGCAGGAATTTCCCAAGAAACGTTTCATCTCTTGCCCAGAATGATGGACTGGAGGCTCAGAAAGAGTTGAGAGGAGACCCAGAGCTTTCCAATGCATCAGTTGTTTTTTCTTTCAGTATTAATTTGATGATAAAATTTTAAGGCTATATCCAATCAAGCAGACTCCGACAATGAAGGAGGTTGTGTTGTAACATGTACCAGTACAGTTGTAGCAAGATGTAAACCATGATTCATACAATTTCAGTTTCTAAAgcgaaataaaatgaaaatgtGCGATCACAACTATGATGAGTGACCCAAGCTTCCTTTAATTCGATTACTGTATACAGCTGCTCCTGTGGAGACAAGATATATCTGATGTGATGTGATTGAAAGCAAAGTTGGTCACAATCATGACGGTGGCACCAATTAAGATCCTTCAAATctagtagttctcaaactgtttagAACATTCTTCTTCTAACACAGGCACAGGCATCAATCGATCCAATTCTTGCTAATTAAGATGAAAAGAAAGCGAGAAGGAGCTAATGGTGGGGTAGAGGCGGAGCTAGAATGGTAGAGCCTAAAAGCAGAGGTTCTTGCCTAGGGTGAACGAACAGAGAGAATGAGCTAGAGGAGCCTAGAAGCAGAGGATGGCGACTGCGGCGGCGACGGAGAATGCAAAAGTGGCGATGAGGAAGGCGAAGTGGACGGCCCAGCTGCGCCTGAACTTGCCGAGGTACCCCTGATGCGGCTCCTGGTAGGGCACCTCcacgtcggccgccgccaccacctccccGGCCGACTTGAGCATCCGCAGGCGGTCGGCGGCCAGGGCGAGCGTGAGCTTGTGGCAGCGGCGCTGGTAGCGAAAGCCGTTGAGGCAGCGGAGGTGGTGCGCGACGGCGGCGTAGAAGGCGAGGTGCGCCAGGGAGAGCAGCCCCGCGGGCGCCCAGAGGTGGCGGCACTGGAGCCGGCCGGGGGGCGAGGTGGCCACGCCGGAGAGCAGCATGGAGAGCACGAGCAGGAAGGCCAGGTAGAGGCGCCACAGCTCCTGCTTCTGCGCGTCCGCGCCGCGCTTCTTCTCCACGGTCTTGTCGAAGTGCAGCTGGACCACCGCGCCCAGGGCCTGCGCCGCCGCGTCGCGGGACACCAAGTCCACGCCGCCGGCGCCGATGTAGGACGGCGGCGCTTCCCccgtcgccggcgcctcccgcaTTCCGGTCACCAGCCGGTGGTGCTGCCCCTGCCGATCCATCTCCGGGCGCGTAGATCCTTTAAAAGTTGTTCTCGGTGTTAGTTGACTGGCTAGCTAGGAGTATTTTACTCTCGGCCGGAGCTAGCTGAGTGTAGTAGTAGTAGCAGCGAAGGAAGGGGAGGAGAGCAGTGAGCAGTGTCGTGGTGTGGCTCTTGTCCTGGCCTGAACCTGATGCAGCCATACAGTACAGATACAGGTAAATCTCATGGATTATTGGATGCTTCTTCCACTGGACCGGACTACCGGAGGGTCATCGTGAACGAAGCCAAGCGATTAAATTTACATTTCATTTTTTTTACCCTTATGTTAAGGAAGAAAACGAAGGAATCATTCACTCTGATGAGATTCAGGAACTGGCAGTCAGGAGGCACGTGGTGAAGCATCTCCGTGAGCAGTCGTGTAGGCTAGCCGTGTATATGTACGATGCATACGTACATACAGTTCACATACTTCTTCTGGTTTTAAATATTTGTCATTAACTTACGGAAAAACATAGGCTACAATATATCTGTTTCGATAAACGCTAAAAATATTCATTAAATCTGCGACAAGCATCGCCGACGAGAAGCTTGGATTTGATCGCTTTTCTCCAGTCCATTTTAGGGTGTTCGATGCTAATTTAAAGAACCTCGATATAATTTTATTTTCTCTTCAGGTCTTCCTTGTAATGTGCATCCACCGCCATTGAAATGAAACTCCTAGTCCTTCGGGACCTTATCCATTAAAAAAAACTCCCAAGCTATGCAAACTGGAGCCCAAACATAGGCGTGCTAGTAATAATATTGTTGTTGCTCAAGAAATTGCCCActcattttctcttttttcttggAATAGCCATGACTTTATGATCAAAATTGATTTGGCTAAAGCTTTTGACAGAATTGAGTGGCATTTTATTGCTTCTGCTCTAGCACGATAAAGGGCTTTATGGCCATTTCATAAATCTTGTGAATGCTTGCATCTCTTCGCCGACTTTTTCTATTATCATTAATGGTCAGTCCTTCGCTCGTTTTAAGAGTAGTAGAGGCATTCGACAGGGATGTCCCCTGTCGATGTATCTTTTTGtccttgcaaaggtaaatgaactCTCACTGGCCCTACATGACGCTATGCAAGCCAACCATCTATCAGATATTTCTCTTGGACCAAATTGCCCTCTGATTCACTCGTTGATGTTTGCAGATGACTTGTTGGTTTGTGGCAAAGTTAATATGCAGGAGGCTTCCACTATTGCCCAAATATTGGATCAGTTTTGCTACCACTCGGGACAGGTGCCTAACTGGAATAAATCTGCGATCTTTTTTTAGCAAAAATGTTAACTTCCAGGTTAAGCAGGATGTCAAGGAATTCTTCCAGGTACTAGACATTGACAACAACACAATTCATTTGGGCCATCCTCTCATACTTCCAGCCAAGGATAGATCTGCAGCGTACAATTTTGTTTACGATAAATTTAGATCAAAATTGAGTGCCTGTAAAGCTAACAGACTCTCCCATGTAGCCAGGCTTACTCTTATAAAATCGTTGTTTTCGTCTATGTCCAATATTCTTTTTTCAAAGAAATTTCTTACGAAACTCATTGTGATTATTAGAAACTTcttttttttagagcaaccacatatttcattaattgaacaccaagttacatgaagcaacacatgtggaaactaaaagacaaaccgggataaaatgattatcctgaatttgcagataaaaacctaaaagatcgagaaatacaaaacgatctctAGGGTTTgctgcaaccaccgtagccagcggccgccgtccaattccaacaccgccgagacgaacgcaagaagagacgccgagcctccaccgttgcaagatccaaaaaagcaccatcgccaacgaggctttgtgagtcgatgaacgagGCCTCgctgcaagcagcgaggcacatgtcgttgtggcacgtcgaccgggggacgtccccgtgctgtcttggaccaagatacgccacCTCCCATCGAcaaagtcggagaagaacgacataaccaccacctccggaccaacatcttcgctccagaagaaccacctcgccccggcccccagcgccgtcgtggataacgacaaacgccagtgacacgttgagaaacagatctcgccagatctgaagaacggcgagaagaccaagccgccgacctgaaagatcgacaagcacacgttgccaacaactccgagacgccgccgtgaaggtcgccgccggtgtgggagtggagttgtggcagatttatttgcccgggcaccgctcccaccaccccaacgacgcaccataggagacaaaaactaaccctaactactaggccagaacggaggaacgaggttccccctccctcatgccgccgccagagcggcaagcggagggagaggaaaCTAGGCCCAACGCCCTGGCCGGAGATTGGGAAGATTGGGGATCGCCGCCACCTCTCAGGAGCGGAAGAGGAAAAACGGTATGTAGCGGGGTGATTATTAGAAACTTCTGGTGTGAAAGAGGAACCCTCTACAAAATGCCTGTGCCTTAGCGCATGGGCATACATTTGTGTAGACAAAAAATTGGGTGGCCTTGGTATTCGAAACTTGCAAGCGATTAACCTGGGGTTTATTCTCTCTTTATGGCCTGGAGGTTGGCAAAGGAGCCTCAGAGCCCAAATCTGCATTCTGGACTGCAATCATTAAGGTCCGTCCTATGTTAATCTCAGCTTCCTTTTATCAAATCTTTGATGGCAGCAACTCAATCTGGAGCTCTCCTTGGTTTAAGGGCTGGGAAACCATTTATGATAATCTAATTATTCAATCTCCTCCTTTGGTGTATCCGGCTGCAGTAAAAGAGCTTTGGCATCCAAACCAGAAAGCTTGGAATGAAACTTCAGTTAATACCCTTTTAAATCCTGAAACTGCCCATGAAATTCTGCAAACTCCTATCATTGATGCAAATGAGCAAGACACGTTAGTTTGGGAGCTAACCCCTGTAGGTACTTGGTCCTCCAAGAGTGCTTACAGGCACTGCTTCAACAACCTCGCTTTCCCTCCAAATCAGCAGCCAAAGGTTGTTCCACAACAAGTCATTGCATTGCTCAATCAGGCTTGGCGGGACAAAGAGATGGTTCCTCTTGTGCAAACGCATTGCTTGGAGACTTCTTTGTAAGGCTCTCCCCACTGGTAAGCTGAGCAAACAGATTTTCCAAACATATAAATGAATATTGCTCTAGGTGTGGATGTATGGAAGCTGAGATGCACATGCTCTTTCTTTGTCCTTTTTTTTTCTAAAGCTGCATGGTTTTGCAATCCTTGGTTTATTAAAACAGAGTTACTTGCTGCAGCTCACAACTCTATTCCTGACACGGTCAATGCTTTGCTTTCCTCTGACCACTCGCAGATAAATACTACAAATCTATATACTTTTTGGTGTATTTTGGAAAGAAATAAATGATACTCTTTTTGGTAGAAAAATTTGAAACCCGCCCAGGTGTTTGCTGCCTTTAACGCCGTTTTGCAGGGAAGTAATATGGAAGGAATGTTGCCGCACGCAGACCAGGCTCAGCCGTGCGAGGATCAACTGCAGCACCTTCACCCTACCATCATGGAGACACACATGTCCACTCTTCCGTTGCAGGTTGCTCAATTTTCTGTGAAGCAACATGGAAGATAGATGGAAACGCTCAACATGCTCCTGCGGGAATTGGAATTTATATACAGGTGAATAATAACCGCCATTTCAAACAGCTACATATCGCAGCCATGCTCCGCCTGCTACATCTTCCCATCAAGCTGAAGCTCTTGCTCTTGTTCTTGCTACCAAACTAGCTGTTGTTATTCAGCTACAAGAGGCTAGTTCTTCACAGATAGTACTATCTTGGCACAAGCGGCTTCTACCAACTACATCTTATCTGTTATGAGCCATTGGGAGATCAGGCCTCAGTTGGCGACCATTCAAGCATCCCCTTCATTTCAAGCAAACAGTGTCAAGCATATCTCAAAAACGCATGAATGTTAAAGCTCATCATTTAGCTAGATTATCTACAAGGATTAACTCTACGTATCAGATGCCTATGTCAGGATGTAGGTGTTTGTCCAGGCAGAGATATCCTCTCTGATCTAAGCTTGAATCCTTTCAAGCTACTTTCCTTTCAAGCTACTTTCTGTAAAATGCTGCTGATTTTAATAAAACCTGTATGTAAGAAAAAACAATAGTTTCTGGCCATAGCTTCTAGCAACTGCTCTGGTGGAGCTCTCCACAGGAATTCACTAGGACACAGAAAATACAATTTAGATGTCTTTTCCAGCTCAAACGCGACATTACTGGTATATCCTCTCGCCAAATCCCATATTACATTCTAATCACCACATAActttttgattttatttttcaaacGACATAGTGCTCgattgaaaaaaaaatctcacATTAAGGTTCGTCTTCCCGCCGCCAACCCCGATCGGTCGATATTCGGCGTAAGGCACCGTCTTCTTCTTCCGGCGAGAGGAACGGGATGCCCCGCCCCAGAAACCCCCAACCCCGAGCCCTATCCTCTCTAGTCGTCGTCCTCATCCTAGAGCCATCCCACACGCTCGAGCAATCCACTCCTCTTGTCTGTGGTCTTGCCACCTCCCCTCCTAGAGCCATCACGCGCGCCCGGGCAGTCCTCTCCTCTTCTCCATTGTCCTGCCATCGTCTCACCGAGGAAGCAATCATTTATTACCCTTTCTTGTCTAGCATTCTTCAACTTCATCCAAGATGTGGTGCTATGTATGATTACCACTTTGCTAGATGCGATGCCGATGAGAACTATATTCCGCTTGGCCATGTGGTCAACAATGGTGGTCGCAACTATGTGGCAGGTGCCAATGGTAGCGTGGACGCAATTTTAATGGCATTGCAGATGCTCTGATGGCTGCCTAAGAGTAGGGTGTAAAAGGTGCAACTAATATACTGCCATGAGAACCTTATATTTCACAGTCGAAGGAAGACGTGTTACATGTAATGATATGTTCAAATTTATTACCATATGGAGAATGTATGTATACACTACCTACAATATCAATGTAATGTAATTCCACTTAAAGCTAGCGAAAATTGCTCAATTGCTGCAACAACAACTCCCAATAATGTTGCTTTCACTTATAACAAGATAGTCATCATTTAAACCCAATCAATAGAACTACAGGTGCATTCAGGCCCTTTCAACATATTTTAGTTACAATTAAAGCTGCACCAGTAACCGAAACATGCGGACATCACACAACTCCAATCTTAAAGCAATTACAATAAAGTACAATCAGCATGCTATAAAACTTAAAATAATATAGCTTTGCTGAGTTGGATGAGAGAgacgaggagagagaagagaagcaagCTAGCCAGCTGCAGCGCGTGCTCTTAGACACCTTATGAGATTGCAAGATGGACCATATACATATAAAGTAGTTCATACTTGTATCTAACTATTGTATGAGCTGCCTACAAATAAACTATAGCTGACATGATAAAAATATATAGCCAACTACTAACTCTTGCTCTTATTCTTATAACCTCCAACTGGTAGCCAGGTAGGTAT includes these proteins:
- the LOC124670986 gene encoding uncharacterized protein LOC124670986, translating into MDRQGQHHRLVTGMREAPATGEAPPSYIGAGGVDLVSRDAAAQALGAVVQLHFDKTVEKKRGADAQKQELWRLYLAFLLVLSMLLSGVATSPPGRLQCRHLWAPAGLLSLAHLAFYAAVAHHLRCLNGFRYQRRCHKLTLALAADRLRMLKSAGEVVAAADVEVPYQEPHQGYLGKFRRSWAVHFAFLIATFAFSVAAAVAILCF
- the LOC124677888 gene encoding uncharacterized protein LOC124677888; this translates as MQTAASWSKRLRGHLCAAASFHSTPVSPAKWKSKWDCKHEHGERKLSKKYERYVVRQKRAEGKKALKDYLLYGKSTPHVQNDSVGSFANSHNLPRFKTFRKRPQDHSSTKSGQGVHHQRKNKKDKAKFYNFFYETRYVNPENIFETMFGEERGFTWSNMSWEGFHFKDSSSGFRRTGESRRQRVVESDSEDESDDDMGETTGIGSHAHRVTLGLPACGPLTLDDVKTAFRASALRWHPDKHPGSSQAVAEEKFKHCVNAYNSLCTVLKAA